A genomic window from Algoriphagus sp. Y33 includes:
- a CDS encoding glycoside hydrolase family 32 protein: MKIKNIKYLFAVLAVVQFSCQPQEKNTSTIVDKGSAFDEPFRPQYHFTPSANWMNDPNGMVYYEGEYHLFYQHHPEGNTWGPMHWGHAISKDLVHWEHQPIAIFPDEHGTIFSGSAVADLKNTSGLGTADNPPLVAIFTYHNAEAEKEGKIDFQTQGIAYSVDKGRTWQKYEENPVLKNPGIKDFRDPKVDWIEDGNGGGQWIMSLAVKDKISFYSSPNLIDWTHQSDYNPSWAAYGGVWECPDLFKLKTPEGNDKWVLFVSINPGGPNGGSATQYFIGDFDGKNFKADDEQVKWLDYGADNYAGVTWSNVPKEDGRRLFIGWMSNWLYANQVPTEIWRSANTLPRSLEIFSDKGNYLLASRPVVEIEKIRTSSESLKGKGINISSELAEIELELDSDEFELVLSNDNGEKVTMTKKGNEIFVDRSLSGLTGFSQEFANLHTIPDLGLDLKKLRIFIDRSSLELFFNNGELVITEIVFPESPYTKLTTSGFNETVNIHTLSSAW, from the coding sequence ATGAAAATTAAGAATATTAAGTACCTTTTTGCGGTATTGGCAGTGGTACAGTTTTCCTGCCAGCCTCAGGAAAAGAACACTTCGACTATTGTAGACAAGGGAAGTGCTTTTGACGAGCCTTTCCGTCCCCAATATCACTTTACTCCTTCTGCCAATTGGATGAATGATCCCAATGGTATGGTTTACTATGAGGGAGAGTATCACTTGTTTTACCAGCATCATCCGGAGGGCAATACCTGGGGGCCGATGCATTGGGGACATGCGATTTCCAAGGATTTGGTACATTGGGAGCATCAGCCAATAGCAATTTTTCCTGATGAGCATGGGACTATTTTTTCAGGATCTGCTGTTGCAGATCTCAAAAACACCTCTGGTCTAGGGACTGCCGATAACCCACCTCTGGTAGCGATTTTCACCTATCATAATGCAGAAGCAGAGAAAGAGGGGAAAATCGACTTTCAAACACAAGGCATAGCGTATAGCGTGGACAAGGGCAGGACTTGGCAGAAGTATGAAGAGAATCCTGTACTGAAGAATCCCGGGATCAAAGATTTCCGTGACCCAAAAGTGGATTGGATCGAAGACGGTAATGGTGGTGGTCAGTGGATCATGAGTCTTGCCGTAAAGGATAAGATCTCCTTTTACAGTTCCCCAAATTTGATAGACTGGACACACCAGAGTGATTACAATCCTTCTTGGGCAGCGTATGGAGGTGTTTGGGAGTGCCCGGACTTGTTTAAGCTGAAGACTCCTGAGGGCAATGATAAATGGGTGCTCTTTGTGAGTATCAATCCTGGCGGACCCAATGGAGGATCTGCTACCCAATATTTCATAGGGGATTTCGATGGTAAAAATTTTAAAGCAGATGATGAGCAGGTAAAATGGCTTGATTACGGAGCAGACAACTATGCGGGAGTGACTTGGTCCAATGTGCCTAAAGAAGACGGAAGAAGGTTGTTTATTGGCTGGATGAGTAATTGGCTGTATGCCAATCAGGTGCCTACCGAAATCTGGAGGTCTGCCAATACTTTGCCCAGATCGTTGGAGATTTTTAGTGACAAAGGCAATTATTTATTGGCGTCAAGGCCCGTGGTGGAGATCGAAAAAATAAGGACTTCATCTGAATCGCTCAAAGGAAAAGGAATCAATATTTCCAGTGAACTGGCAGAAATAGAGCTAGAACTGGATTCAGATGAATTTGAGCTGGTTTTGTCCAATGATAATGGGGAAAAAGTAACCATGACTAAAAAGGGGAATGAGATTTTTGTGGATAGAAGCCTGTCCGGTCTGACAGGGTTTAGCCAAGAGTTTGCAAATCTCCACACCATTCCTGATTTGGGCTTGGATTTGAAGAAGCTCAGAATATTTATTGACAGGTCATCCTTGGAGCTGTTTTTCAATAACGGGGAGCTTGTCATTACGGAGATTGTATTTCCAGAATCTCCTTATACCAAGCTAACAACAAGTGGATTTAACGAAACCGTAAACATCCATACACTAAGTTCAGCTTGGTGA
- a CDS encoding sugar porter family MFS transporter gives MQSKNYVLFLSITAALGGFLFGFDTAVISGAERDIQVLWELTDLKHGLAVAIALYGTVIGALFGAIPADRFGRRASLLWIGVFYLVSALGSSLAPDINSFMFFRFLGGLGVGASSVVAPMYISEIAPASRRGQLVALYQFNIVFGILMAYFSNYLIGTANLNDAWRWMLGVEVLPALIYTALIVKVPKSPRWLIAKQKDFDGARVILTRTDPEGVDEAMELAIEESKKIRGKATLSMLFSTRFRRISFMAILMACFNQLSGINAIIYFAPRIFESAGIANETALISTIGIGVINLVATMAGLYLIDKIGRKMLMYIGSVGYIISLSLMAYSYFGGAIDSSLLPYFVFAFIAAHAIGQGAVIWVFISEIFPNELRAFGQSMGSFTHWILAALIANIFPLVANRYGAGSIFAFFGLMMVLQLIWVATRMPETKGRSLEKIQNDLQKYHD, from the coding sequence ATGCAAAGCAAAAACTATGTGCTTTTTCTCTCCATCACAGCAGCATTGGGAGGGTTTTTATTTGGGTTTGATACCGCTGTGATATCCGGAGCAGAACGGGACATTCAAGTGTTGTGGGAATTGACAGACCTTAAGCATGGCCTGGCTGTAGCCATTGCCCTATACGGTACGGTCATAGGGGCGCTCTTCGGAGCTATCCCTGCTGACCGATTCGGAAGGAGAGCATCGCTACTTTGGATAGGGGTGTTTTACCTCGTGTCTGCTTTGGGATCTTCGTTGGCACCGGATATCAATTCCTTTATGTTTTTTAGATTTTTGGGAGGACTCGGAGTAGGTGCTTCCTCTGTGGTGGCCCCTATGTATATTTCTGAAATCGCTCCAGCCAGCAGACGTGGTCAGCTAGTTGCGCTCTACCAGTTCAACATCGTTTTCGGGATATTAATGGCCTATTTTTCCAATTACCTTATTGGTACGGCGAACCTCAATGATGCTTGGAGATGGATGCTGGGGGTAGAAGTTTTGCCTGCATTAATTTATACTGCGTTGATTGTAAAAGTGCCAAAAAGTCCAAGATGGCTGATTGCAAAACAGAAAGATTTTGACGGGGCTAGGGTTATTTTGACGAGAACGGATCCTGAAGGTGTCGATGAAGCGATGGAACTGGCTATTGAAGAAAGCAAGAAGATCAGGGGAAAGGCTACCCTATCGATGCTCTTTAGTACTAGGTTTAGGAGGATCAGCTTTATGGCAATTTTGATGGCATGTTTCAATCAGTTGTCGGGGATCAATGCGATTATATACTTTGCCCCAAGGATATTTGAATCAGCAGGTATCGCAAATGAGACAGCCTTGATCTCTACCATAGGAATTGGAGTGATCAATCTGGTTGCGACCATGGCAGGTTTATATCTGATTGACAAAATCGGCAGAAAAATGCTGATGTATATTGGTTCTGTAGGGTATATTATCTCTCTTTCCTTGATGGCTTATAGCTATTTTGGAGGAGCGATAGATAGTAGCTTATTGCCCTATTTTGTATTTGCCTTTATTGCTGCACATGCGATTGGACAGGGGGCTGTAATATGGGTGTTTATCTCGGAGATTTTTCCCAATGAACTCCGGGCTTTTGGCCAGTCTATGGGATCGTTCACCCACTGGATTTTGGCTGCGCTGATCGCAAATATTTTCCCTTTAGTTGCCAATCGCTATGGAGCGGGGAGCATTTTCGCTTTTTTTGGATTGATGATGGTATTGCAACTCATTTGGGTTGCGACGAGGATGCCTGAGACCAAAGGAAGATCTCTGGAAAAGATTCAAAATGATTTACAAAAATACCATGACTAA
- a CDS encoding carbohydrate kinase has protein sequence MTKKVVCFGEMLWDCFPDCEIAGGAPMNVALHLKQLGLEVQMVSRLGNDEYGRKLLDFVKGYDLNTDLIQGDLEHPTGMVLVDDTNKENIKYDIVAPSAWDFIRLTEENLQAVTEADALVFGSLGVRNEMSWNTLYHLVQQPVLTIFDINLREPFIDFNKIESLLKYAHILKINEDELAFLADYFEIENVNDHKNNLDSIKAFCDFMVAQYPVEIICITLGSNGAMIYCQGEITKHDGYKIQVEDTIGSGDAFLSGFVKMYLEGKKPMEILDFSCKMGAYVATQQGGTPKYKLEEFIKPVE, from the coding sequence ATGACTAAGAAAGTTGTTTGTTTTGGAGAGATGCTCTGGGATTGTTTTCCGGATTGTGAAATAGCAGGCGGTGCACCGATGAATGTTGCTTTGCATTTGAAGCAACTGGGGCTGGAAGTACAAATGGTCTCAAGGTTAGGGAATGATGAATATGGAAGAAAACTTCTGGATTTTGTCAAAGGCTATGACCTGAATACGGATTTGATCCAAGGGGATTTGGAACATCCTACCGGTATGGTCTTGGTCGATGATACGAATAAGGAAAATATCAAATATGATATTGTAGCTCCATCTGCTTGGGATTTTATACGTCTGACAGAAGAAAATCTACAGGCAGTCACAGAAGCTGATGCGCTGGTGTTTGGCAGTCTTGGAGTAAGAAATGAAATGTCTTGGAATACACTCTATCACCTCGTTCAACAACCTGTGTTGACCATTTTTGATATAAATCTTCGTGAACCTTTCATTGATTTTAACAAGATAGAAAGCTTGTTGAAGTATGCTCATATTTTAAAAATCAATGAAGATGAATTAGCGTTTCTAGCCGATTATTTTGAAATCGAAAACGTAAATGACCATAAAAACAACTTGGATTCTATAAAAGCATTTTGTGATTTTATGGTTGCCCAATATCCTGTTGAAATTATCTGTATCACACTTGGAAGCAACGGGGCTATGATTTATTGCCAAGGAGAAATCACAAAGCATGATGGGTATAAAATACAGGTTGAAGATACAATAGGTTCAGGAGATGCTTTTCTAAGTGGTTTTGTGAAGATGTACTTGGAAGGCAAAAAGCCAATGGAAATTTTAGACTTTTCCTGTAAAATGGGAGCATATGTTGCCACTCAGCAGGGCGGGACACCAAAGTATAAGTTGGAGGAATTCATTAAGCCTGTAGAATAA
- a CDS encoding ATP-binding protein translates to MVKDRLILPLLQEYLSIFPAVGLLGPRQVGKTTLVKNLNLGKESIYIDLEKASDRAKLVDAELFLKGHAEKTVILDEIQLMPELFSELRSLIDEQREPGRFILLGSASPDLIRKSADTLACRIGYLELTPFFWEEVAADELEKLWIRGGFPLSFLARSERESQLWRQNFIKTYLERDLAQIGLSTDPRLVERFWIMLANAQGGIWNGESFARALGITRPTVNRYLEYLEGSFMVRVLSPFHQNIKKRLVKSPKVFIRDAGLLHSLTGVTSMDSLINQVLVGASWEGFVIEQITATFWQEYDYYFYRTHQGAECDLLLVKNGQVKTAIEIKNTLSPKLTKGLQISMEDTGAEEGVVICRIDQGFPLSAKVKAMGLREFLDN, encoded by the coding sequence ATGGTAAAAGATCGATTAATTCTCCCATTGCTTCAGGAATACCTGTCAATTTTCCCTGCTGTAGGTCTTCTTGGCCCAAGGCAGGTGGGGAAGACCACGCTTGTAAAAAACCTGAATCTCGGCAAGGAGAGTATTTATATTGATCTGGAAAAAGCCTCTGACCGCGCCAAATTGGTAGATGCGGAGCTTTTTCTTAAAGGGCATGCAGAGAAAACGGTTATTCTCGATGAGATTCAATTGATGCCTGAGCTTTTTTCAGAACTGAGAAGTTTGATCGATGAGCAGCGTGAGCCGGGTAGATTTATTCTTCTGGGTTCGGCATCGCCGGATTTGATCCGCAAAAGTGCAGACACGCTTGCCTGCAGAATTGGGTACTTGGAACTGACACCTTTTTTCTGGGAAGAAGTGGCAGCGGATGAGTTGGAAAAACTCTGGATCCGTGGAGGATTTCCCTTGTCGTTTTTGGCAAGAAGTGAGAGAGAGTCACAGTTGTGGAGGCAGAACTTTATCAAAACGTATCTGGAGAGAGACTTGGCGCAGATAGGATTGAGTACCGATCCAAGGCTGGTGGAGCGATTCTGGATCATGCTGGCAAATGCGCAGGGAGGAATATGGAATGGAGAAAGTTTTGCACGCGCTTTGGGAATTACACGTCCTACGGTAAACCGGTATTTGGAATATTTGGAAGGCTCTTTTATGGTTCGTGTACTATCCCCATTTCATCAGAATATCAAAAAACGCCTGGTAAAATCTCCCAAGGTTTTTATACGGGATGCGGGTTTGCTGCATTCGCTGACGGGTGTGACTTCCATGGATTCCTTGATTAATCAGGTGTTAGTCGGTGCTTCTTGGGAAGGGTTTGTGATTGAACAGATTACGGCGACTTTCTGGCAGGAATATGACTATTATTTCTACCGGACGCATCAGGGCGCAGAATGTGACCTGCTTTTGGTAAAAAATGGTCAGGTCAAAACTGCGATAGAAATAAAAAATACCCTTTCCCCAAAACTCACGAAAGGACTTCAGATCTCCATGGAAGATACCGGAGCGGAAGAGGGAGTGGTGATCTGCAGGATTGATCAGGGCTTCCCGCTGTCGGCTAAGGTAAAGGCGATGGGATTGAGGGAGTTTTTGGATAATTAG
- a CDS encoding Crp/Fnr family transcriptional regulator: MDKESERCFKKFRAHIEKHVKIVDSEMEMIGGYFSIRKIAKRTDLLEPGNICRFENFVVSGLFQSSVLDETGKVYTLNFPHEDWWVGDFKSFTSRTPSIMRIETLEDSVLLEISKSSLDELLANSLPFAKYFRILSENASMAANDRILNQMSQSAEQRYEMFCGKYAAVKDRLSQRRIASFLGISPEYFNQLDKRKKS, from the coding sequence ATGGATAAAGAATCAGAGAGGTGTTTTAAGAAATTCAGGGCGCATATTGAAAAACATGTCAAAATAGTTGATTCAGAAATGGAGATGATTGGCGGATATTTTTCTATTAGAAAAATAGCTAAAAGAACCGATCTCCTTGAGCCGGGAAATATTTGCCGCTTCGAAAACTTTGTTGTTTCCGGTCTATTTCAAAGTTCAGTGTTAGACGAGACAGGAAAAGTATATACACTGAATTTTCCCCATGAAGACTGGTGGGTGGGTGATTTCAAAAGCTTTACTTCCAGAACTCCTTCAATTATGAGAATCGAAACGTTGGAAGATTCCGTTTTGCTTGAAATATCAAAAAGTTCTCTCGATGAATTATTGGCGAATTCCCTGCCCTTCGCAAAATACTTTAGGATACTCAGCGAGAATGCAAGTATGGCTGCCAATGATCGCATTCTCAATCAAATGTCCCAATCAGCGGAGCAGCGTTATGAAATGTTTTGTGGGAAATATGCTGCGGTCAAAGACCGTCTATCCCAGAGGAGAATTGCTTCCTTTTTAGGGATTTCCCCGGAATATTTCAATCAGCTCGATAAGAGAAAGAAATCTTAA
- a CDS encoding nuclear transport factor 2 family protein, translated as MTGKHPNIQLIESFFNAYSTADFDGMRQVMSADIKWHIPGKHPLSGTKNGIAELMDYLEKLNQFGFKAEQIVIGVNDNYVIDCHRNWSTAPGRPVLNAMSCLLWKIEENKIVEVFNFPQDQHMVDGFFNKVA; from the coding sequence ATGACTGGAAAGCACCCAAACATTCAATTAATCGAAAGCTTTTTCAACGCGTATTCAACTGCTGATTTTGATGGAATGAGGCAGGTAATGTCTGCAGATATCAAGTGGCACATTCCGGGCAAGCACCCACTTAGCGGGACAAAAAATGGAATTGCCGAACTTATGGATTATTTGGAAAAGCTCAATCAATTTGGCTTCAAGGCAGAGCAGATTGTAATAGGCGTAAATGACAATTATGTAATCGATTGTCACAGAAACTGGAGTACTGCGCCTGGCAGGCCTGTTTTGAATGCAATGTCTTGCTTGCTATGGAAGATTGAGGAGAATAAGATTGTAGAGGTTTTCAATTTCCCGCAGGATCAACATATGGTTGATGGGTTTTTCAACAAGGTTGCTTAA
- the uvrA gene encoding excinuclease ABC subunit UvrA, with protein sequence MTLSTLSAKTDIDSLDPREFIIIKNARVNNLKSLSVAIPRNKFVVVTGLSGSGKSSLAFDTLFAEGQRMYVESLSSYARQFLGRMEKPDVEYIKGVAPAIAIQQKVNTKNPRSTVGTTTEIYDYLKLLFSRIGKTISPISGKEVKHHTVTDIVDYIQSFEEGSKVMISCPLQIERGRKINQELDLLLHKGYTRILIDNEAYFVEDLLQEKKIPKGTYEILIDRVAVNKEDEDNQFRIADSVQTALFEGHGDCKITIPGMETRSFSDRFELDGMQFEIPSVNFFSFNNPFGACRTCEGFGNVLGIDPDLVIPEKDLSVYEGAIAPWRGESSRSWVEPLLKKGIEFDFPIHRAYEDLNDKEKALLWTGNKFFKGLDAFFKDLETKTHKIQYRVMLSRFRGRTTCPDCKGTRLRKDASYVKIEGKSITDLVLMPIDEALPFFNNLDLPPHQAKIANRLLKEIQSRLEYMDQVGLGYLTLNRLTSTLSGGEFQRIKLATSLGSALVGSMYILDEPSIGLHPRDTDRLIGVLKSLRDMGNTVIVVEHEEKVMKAADQIIDIGPDAGVNGGELLFQGSIEDLMASALTYTAKYLRGEEQIFKKDGNRKWKDSVKVKGARENNLKNISVQFPLNTLTVVTGVSGSGKSTLIKKVLYPALGKMLGTVIDESGKYDKIEGDYKSISQVEFVDQNPIGKSSRSNPVTYVKAYDAIRTLFSEQTISKQRGYKPAFFSFNVDGGRCENCAGEGITTVEMQFMADIHLTCESCKGKRFKNEILDVKYKEKDISDVLDMTIDEALDFFKGKTQIINKLQPLQEVGLGYIGMGQSSNTLSGGEAQRVKLASFLGKGGTKAGDQILFIFDEPTTGLHFHDIKKLLHSINALIDQGHSVIIIEHNTEVIKSADWVIDLGPEGGNKGGYLTFEGTPEDMMKEEGNYTSKYLREAFV encoded by the coding sequence ATGACTTTGAGCACTTTATCCGCTAAAACAGACATCGATTCCCTCGATCCCCGAGAATTTATAATCATCAAAAACGCCCGGGTGAACAACCTGAAAAGCCTGAGCGTCGCGATTCCCCGAAATAAATTTGTCGTGGTGACAGGACTTTCCGGTTCCGGAAAATCTTCCCTAGCCTTCGATACGCTTTTTGCTGAAGGCCAACGCATGTATGTGGAAAGCCTCAGTTCCTACGCCCGCCAATTCCTAGGCAGAATGGAAAAACCTGATGTGGAATACATCAAGGGCGTAGCACCGGCCATCGCCATCCAGCAAAAAGTCAATACCAAAAATCCCCGCTCTACCGTAGGAACTACCACAGAAATCTATGATTATCTGAAGTTGCTTTTCTCCAGAATAGGCAAAACCATCTCTCCGATTTCCGGCAAAGAGGTAAAACACCACACCGTCACGGATATTGTGGATTATATTCAGTCTTTCGAAGAAGGATCGAAAGTCATGATCTCTTGTCCCCTGCAAATCGAACGGGGAAGAAAAATCAATCAAGAGCTAGATTTACTCTTGCACAAAGGCTACACAAGGATTTTGATCGATAATGAGGCTTATTTTGTGGAAGATTTACTTCAGGAGAAAAAGATTCCAAAAGGTACTTATGAAATCCTGATCGACCGTGTGGCGGTGAATAAGGAAGACGAGGACAACCAGTTCCGAATTGCTGATTCTGTACAGACGGCACTCTTCGAAGGTCACGGCGATTGCAAGATCACCATTCCGGGAATGGAGACCAGAAGTTTTTCTGATCGCTTCGAACTTGATGGGATGCAATTTGAAATTCCATCAGTAAATTTCTTCTCATTCAACAATCCATTCGGAGCCTGTAGAACCTGCGAAGGTTTTGGAAATGTGTTGGGAATTGATCCCGACCTGGTTATCCCTGAGAAAGATCTTTCGGTGTATGAAGGGGCAATTGCGCCTTGGCGGGGAGAATCATCCCGCAGTTGGGTTGAGCCTCTTTTGAAAAAAGGAATCGAGTTTGATTTCCCAATTCACAGAGCTTATGAAGATCTGAACGATAAAGAAAAAGCTCTTCTCTGGACAGGAAACAAGTTTTTCAAAGGTTTGGATGCATTTTTCAAAGATTTGGAAACCAAAACCCACAAGATCCAATATCGGGTGATGCTTTCCCGCTTCCGCGGTAGAACCACCTGCCCGGATTGTAAGGGAACACGCTTGCGCAAAGACGCTTCCTATGTGAAAATAGAGGGCAAATCCATCACTGATTTGGTATTGATGCCGATAGATGAAGCCTTGCCATTTTTCAATAACCTTGATCTTCCGCCCCATCAGGCCAAGATCGCCAACCGACTGCTCAAGGAAATCCAGAGTCGTTTGGAATACATGGATCAAGTTGGGTTGGGCTACCTGACCTTGAATCGCTTGACTTCCACGCTTTCGGGAGGGGAATTTCAACGCATCAAATTGGCTACTTCTCTAGGATCGGCACTGGTTGGTTCCATGTACATATTAGATGAGCCCAGCATTGGACTTCACCCAAGGGATACAGACCGACTGATCGGAGTGCTGAAATCTCTTCGAGACATGGGCAATACCGTGATCGTGGTGGAACATGAGGAAAAAGTGATGAAGGCTGCCGATCAGATCATCGATATCGGACCTGATGCCGGGGTCAATGGTGGAGAGTTGCTGTTTCAGGGATCTATCGAAGACCTCATGGCTTCTGCACTGACCTATACTGCAAAATATCTGCGTGGTGAGGAGCAAATCTTCAAAAAAGACGGAAACCGAAAGTGGAAAGATTCCGTCAAGGTAAAAGGTGCTAGGGAAAACAACCTGAAAAACATCTCGGTCCAATTCCCGCTTAATACACTCACGGTTGTTACCGGAGTTTCCGGATCAGGCAAGTCCACCTTGATCAAAAAAGTGCTTTATCCGGCCCTTGGCAAAATGCTGGGAACGGTCATAGATGAAAGTGGTAAATATGACAAAATCGAAGGGGATTACAAGTCCATTTCCCAGGTGGAATTTGTGGATCAAAATCCCATCGGCAAGTCCTCCCGTTCCAATCCGGTGACCTATGTGAAAGCATATGATGCAATCAGAACACTGTTTTCTGAGCAAACTATCTCCAAGCAGCGAGGCTACAAACCTGCTTTTTTCTCCTTCAACGTAGATGGAGGACGCTGTGAAAACTGCGCAGGAGAAGGCATCACTACTGTAGAAATGCAGTTTATGGCGGATATTCATCTGACGTGCGAATCCTGCAAAGGCAAGCGGTTTAAGAATGAGATTTTGGATGTCAAATACAAGGAAAAGGACATTTCAGATGTGTTGGATATGACCATTGATGAAGCGCTGGACTTCTTCAAAGGAAAAACCCAGATCATCAATAAACTTCAGCCGCTGCAGGAAGTTGGTTTAGGCTACATCGGCATGGGGCAAAGCTCCAACACGCTTTCGGGCGGTGAAGCGCAGCGGGTGAAGCTGGCATCTTTTCTGGGAAAAGGCGGAACAAAAGCCGGTGACCAGATTCTTTTTATCTTCGATGAACCGACGACAGGTCTTCATTTCCATGACATCAAAAAGCTCCTTCACTCCATCAATGCGCTGATCGATCAGGGTCATTCGGTGATTATCATCGAGCATAATACCGAGGTGATCAAATCTGCTGATTGGGTGATTGATCTGGGGCCTGAAGGCGGAAATAAAGGAGGGTACCTGACTTTTGAGGGAACACCTGAGGATATGATGAAGGAAGAAGGGAATTATACTTCGAAGTATTTGAGGGAGGCTTTCGTATAA
- the pnuC gene encoding nicotinamide riboside transporter PnuC: protein MDWQFLIDGFTEGLQQMTWLEGFAVILGIASVYFSMRVNILVYPTGIISTLIYVWICLQYKLYADMGINAYYFSMSIYGWYVWTHPKEGKEELPVTWLKPSGWAVSIAIFAASYVILAHVLANFTDSDVPYWDSFTTASAFVGMWLMAKKKVENWIFWILTDLVAVPLYFYKGLILTSFQYLFFTVLAIMGLIAWIKSANRNSFELEGHK, encoded by the coding sequence ATGGATTGGCAATTCTTAATCGATGGTTTTACGGAGGGGCTACAGCAGATGACCTGGCTGGAGGGGTTCGCCGTGATTTTGGGGATTGCCTCGGTGTATTTTTCTATGAGAGTAAACATCCTGGTTTATCCTACCGGGATTATTTCTACACTGATTTATGTTTGGATTTGCTTGCAGTATAAGCTGTATGCAGATATGGGAATCAATGCCTATTATTTCAGCATGTCTATATATGGCTGGTATGTGTGGACCCATCCCAAGGAAGGGAAGGAAGAATTACCTGTCACTTGGCTGAAACCTAGTGGCTGGGCCGTTTCTATCGCAATTTTTGCGGCGTCCTACGTTATTCTAGCCCATGTTCTGGCTAATTTCACTGATAGCGATGTTCCTTATTGGGATTCTTTCACCACGGCTTCGGCTTTTGTAGGCATGTGGCTGATGGCCAAGAAGAAAGTGGAAAACTGGATATTCTGGATTTTGACAGATTTGGTAGCTGTCCCTTTGTACTTTTATAAAGGCTTAATATTAACCTCATTTCAATACCTTTTCTTCACGGTTTTGGCAATTATGGGATTAATTGCTTGGATTAAATCAGCTAATAGAAATAGCTTTGAATTGGAAGGTCACAAATAG
- a CDS encoding AAA family ATPase: protein MSEPKRILILGPESTGKSTLAEDLAEYFMEPWVPEFAREYLEEMEREYRYEDLVKIGKGQAALEDQAAEEAKNYLFCDTDQRVIHIWSEHRFGKTDPWVMEQIVRRKYDLILLTDTDLPWAPDPQREYPELEMRQYFFKKYLQLAKESGFPYLIISGDRKKRLNAAVAAITRL, encoded by the coding sequence ATGTCTGAACCTAAGCGAATATTAATCCTTGGGCCTGAATCTACAGGCAAGAGTACCTTGGCTGAAGACTTGGCTGAATATTTTATGGAGCCATGGGTTCCGGAATTCGCACGGGAATACCTGGAGGAAATGGAGAGAGAATACCGTTATGAGGATTTGGTTAAAATCGGGAAAGGGCAGGCTGCCTTGGAAGATCAAGCAGCCGAAGAAGCGAAGAACTATCTGTTTTGCGATACAGACCAGCGGGTTATCCACATCTGGTCGGAGCATAGATTTGGGAAAACAGATCCCTGGGTAATGGAACAAATCGTCCGGAGAAAATACGACTTAATTCTGCTTACTGATACGGATTTGCCTTGGGCACCGGATCCTCAGCGGGAATATCCTGAACTGGAAATGCGGCAGTATTTTTTCAAAAAGTACCTTCAACTAGCAAAAGAAAGCGGGTTTCCGTATTTGATTATTTCAGGTGATCGGAAGAAGAGGTTAAACGCTGCTGTGGCAGCTATAACTAGACTTTAG